The DNA sequence CCAAGGGCAAGACCCAGGGGATCAAGGGCTGGCAGGACCTGTGCGGCAAGAAGGTCGTCGTCCAGCGCGGCACCGTCTCGCAGGACCTCACCAACGCCCAGTCGGAGAAGTGCGGCGACAACAAGATCTCCATCGAGGCGTACGACACCGACGTGCTGGCCCAGACCCGGCTGCGCAGCGGCGGCGCGGACGCCGGTGCCAGCGACTTCCCCGTCGCCGCCTACGCGGTGAAGACCTCGGGGGGCGGCAACGACTTCGAGATCGTCGGCGACCAGGTGGAGGCGGCCCCGTACGGCATCGCCGTCGGCAAGGACAACGCCCAGCTGCGCGACGCCATCAAGGCCGCCATGGACGCCATCATCAAGAACGGCGAGTACCAGAAGATCATGGACAAGTGGGGCGTCTCGGCGGGCGCCATCAAGGAAGCCAAGGTCAACGGCGGTTCCTGACCCACCGCACGCTCGCTGAAAGGCCACCTCCGTGACCGTGAACACCGAAAAGGCGCAGGGCCCGGACGACGCCCGTCCGGAATCCGGCGCCGCCTCCGAGACCCTCAAGGCCATCCCCGTACGCCACTACGGCCGCTGGGTGTCGGCCGTCCTGGCCCTCGCCGTCCTCGGCCTCCTGATCAACGCGTTCGCCCAGGGCAAGGTCAACTGGGGCACCGTTCCCGACTACTTCTTCGACGGCGACATCCTCAGGGGCGTCCGGAACACCATCACCATCACCATCCTATCCATGGTGGTGGGCGTCGTCCTCGGCGTCATCCTGGCCGTGATGCGGCTCTCCAAGAACCCCGTCACCTCCTCGATCTCCTGGTTCTACATCTGGTTCTTCCGGGGCACGCCGGTCTACGTCCAGCTGCTGCTCTGGTTCAACCTCGGGCTCGTCTTCGAGTACATCAACCTCGGGCCGATCTACAAGGACTACTGGTCGTCGTTCATGACGCCCTTCCTGGCCGCCCTGCTCGGACTCGGCCTCAACGAGGCCGCGTACATGGCGGAGATCTGCCGCGCCGGCCTCCAGTCGGTGGACGAGGGCCAGACCGAGGCCGCGCACGCGCTCGGCATGAGCCACGCCAAGACGCTGCGCCGGGTGGTGCTGCCGCAGGCGATGCGGGTGATCGTGCCGCCGACCGGCAACGAGTTCATCAACATGCTCAAGACCACCTCGCTGGTGATCGCGGTGCAGTACTACGACCTGCTCCAGGCCACGTCCAACGTCGGCCAGACCTCGGGCGCGACGGTCGAGATGCTCTTCGTCGCCGCCGCCTGGTACCTGGTCCTGACCAGCGTGCTGAGCGTCGGCCAGTACTACCTGGAACGCCGGTTCGCCCGCGGTTCGACGCGGAACCTGCCGCCCACCCCCCTGCAGAAGGTCGTCAAGGCCAACCTGCTCTCGTTCGGCAACCGCCAGGCCGGAGGCTCCGCATGACCGCCACCCCGATGGTGAAGGCCGAGGGCGTCCACAAGTCCTTCGGCGCCGTCCAGGTCCTCAAGGGCATCGACCTGGAGGTCGCCCCGCGCGAGGTGTTCTGCCTCATCGGTCCCTCCGGCTCCGGCAAGTCGACGTTCCTGCGGTGCATCAACCACCTGGAGAAGATCAACGGCGGCCGGCTGTACGTCGACGGCGAGCTGGTCGGCTACCGCCAGCAGGGCAACAAGCTCTACGAGCTGAAGGACCGCGAGGTCGCCGCCCAGCGCCGGGACATCGGCATGGTCTTCCAGCGCTTCAACCTGTTCCCGCACATGACGGCCGTGGAGAACGTCATGGAGGCGCCGGTGCAGGTCAAGCGCGAGACCAAGGCGGTCGCCCGGGAGCGGGCGCTGAAGCTGCTGGACCGGGTCGGCCTCGCCGACAAGGCCGGCAACTACCCGTCCCAGCTCTCCGGCGGCCAGCAGCAGCGGGTCGCGATAGCCCGGGCGCTGGCGATGGAACCCAAGCTGATGCTCTTCGACGAGCCGACGTCGGCGCTCGACCCGGAGCTGGTCGGCGACGTCCTCGACGTGATGCGGGACCTCGCCGAGGAGGGCATGACCATGGTGGTGGTCACCCACGAGATGGGATTCGCCCGCGAGGTCGGCGACTCGCTGGTCTTCATGGACAACGGCGTCGTCGTCGAGTCCGGTGACCCGCGCGAGGTGCTCACCAACCCGCAGCACGAGCGGACGAAGTCCTTCCTGTCCAAGGTGCTGTGAAGCCCCACGGCGCTGTGAAGCGCCACGGCGCTGTGAAACGCCACGGTGCTGTGAGCCCGGAGGACGGACTTCGGGAAGCCACCCGAACCGCCGGGGGCGCGCTCGCCCGGGGACGCTCCCCCTCCCGCTCCCCCGCGACGCGCCCACCGAACGGATGACGGATGCGCGCCGCCGGACGGCGGTCGTACGGAACACGGTTCCGCGCGACCGCCGTCCGGCGTTTGCGGACACCAGTTCGCCTACGGCGTACGTGGCCGGAAAGCGCGTCCCGCCCACCCGCCCGTCGTACGCTGTAATAGCCTCGTTGCATAGACATCCATTACCCATCGGGGCCCGGCCCCGGGCCGACCACCGAAGGACCCCCCGTGGAACTGGCCTCCTACGCGGACTACGCCGTCCGGCTGGTCAACACCGAGGCGCCCGCGCGCGGCACCGACACGCTCACCTCGCTCGACGGCGCCCGGGAGATGTTCGGCCCCGGCTCGCAGATGGCGCGCAGGCTCACCGACGGCGACGTCACCCGGCTGCGCGGCGTCCGGACGCGGCTGCGCGCGGTCTTCGAGGCGGCGGCCGAGGGCGACGAGGTACGGGCCGTGGACCTGCTCAACGCGCTGCTGATGGAGTTCCCCGTCAGCCCGCAGATCTCCGGCCACCAGCAGCGCGACGAGGCCGGCCGCCCGGACTGGCACCTGCACATCGCCGACCACGCCGCGAACTCGGCGGCCGGCTACACGGCGACGGCCTGCATGGGCCTCGCCGTCCACCTCACCGGGGCGGGCGTGGACCGGCTCGGCATCTGCCAGGCCCCGCCGTGCCGCAACGCCTACCTCGACACCTCCACCAACCGCTCCCGCCGCTATTGCTCCGACCGCTGCGCCACCCGCGCCAACGTCGCCGCCTACCGGGCCCGCAAGCGGCGCGAGAGCGGCAGCCCCAGCAGCCCGGCGGAGCGCACCGGCCGGACGGCCGAGGCCGCCCAGGAGAGCAGCGCGCCCGCCGACCGCTGACCCGCCTGCGGCAGCGGGCGCAGCCGCACCCAGGCGCGGGCCACGACGAGCTCGTCCGGCACCGCGCCGAACTCCCGGCTGTCGTTCTCGACCAGGGGGTTGTCCCCGGTGACCCACCAGCCGCCGTCGCGCCGCTCGACCGCGCGCTTGACGATCAGCAGGTCCTGCCGGAACGGGTGCCGCAGCACCACCACGTCCCCCGGGCGCACGCTCGCGCCGTACTGCACCACCAGCTGGTCGCCCGGGTTCAGCGTCGGGACCATCGACGGGTTGTAGACCTCGGCCAGCCCGATCCGCAGCAGTCCGCGACGCTCGCGGTCCAGCCCGTACGCGGGCTCGTCCAGTCGCTCCTGCACCTCGGCTCCTCACTCCCGTCCTTCTCCGTCCGGTCCCAGCCTGACACCGGTCTTTCGCCCTAAGCCCCACGGGGTACCCGGGAAAAGCCTTCCCGCACCGAGTAATCTCGCACCTGAGAAGACGATCACGAGGAAGGACAGCACCACTATGCTTTCCCGCCTGTTCGCCCCCAAGGTGAAGGTCAGCGCCCACTGCGACCTGCCCTGCGGCGTGTACGACCCGGCCCAGGCCCGCATCGAGGCGGAATCGGTCAAGGCCGTCCAGGAGAAGTACCAGGCCAACGAGGACCCCCACTTCCGTGCCCGCGCCACGATCATCAAGGAGCAGCGCGCGGAGCTCGCCAAGCACCACGTCTCGGTGCTGTGGAGCGACTACTTCAAGGCGCCGCACTTCGAGAAGTACCCCCAGTTGCACCAGCTGGTCAATGACACCCTGAAGGCGCTGAGCGCCGCCAAGGCGTCGACCGACCCGAAGACGGGCGAGAAGGCGCTGGAGCTCATCGCCGAGATCGACCGTATCTTCTGGGAGACCAAGAAGGCGTAAGGTCTCCCTCCTCGTCCACCGTCGGCGGGGCGCTCGACGCGTCGCACCGGCGTGCGGTGGCACACGGGAACCCGAGGGGCCCGGCCGGATCTCCGGCCGGGCCCCTCGTCGTCATGGGCGTCCGCAAGGCGCGGGCGTACGGGAACGGGTGCGCGCCGTGGAGCGGGCGCCCCGGCGGCCGCGCACCCGTCGCGCGTCGTGCGGCTACTTGGGGAGGACCCACTTCAGGGGCTCCTTGTAGAAGCCCCGCCGGTAGGTGATGTGGGTGACCTTCTTCCCCTGCGGCACCACGAACGCCTGGCAGAAGGTGCGCTCCTCGCCCTTCTTCCACGCCTTGCCGTAATCGGCGCTCTCGCAGTCGGACGGCGTCCCCGGGAGCTGCCCGATGGTGATGAGCGGACGGCCCGGCTCTCCGCCCTGCACCAGGGTGCCGATGTCGGTGGTCATCATCGGCGGCCTCATGGGGGCGTCGGCGTCGGCCAGCCTGGCCTTCAGATAGGCGAAGGCGACGGTCTTCCCCGCGAACTTCTTGGCGTCGGAACCGCCTTGGAGGTCCTCGGGCTTGCCCATCACCACCTTCTGACCGGTGACGACGAACTTCCCCTTCTTTTTGTCCGACTCCAGTTCCTGCTCCTCCGGGCTGGGCTGCCCGGCGGGGAGTTCCTTGGCCCCGGCGTCCGCCCCGGCGTCCGCCTTGGCGTCGCCGGGCTTCCCCTTGCCGGACGAGCGGTCGGACGAGTGGCCGGACGAACCGCAGGCGGTCAGCGCCAGGGCGGCCACGACGGCCCCCGCGGTGAGCGCGGCGCGGCGGGGTGCCGCGGCGGTGAGATCTGCGAACTGGCTGAGCAAGGTGTCCCCCGATTGTTCCGTGATGCCGTTCCGGATCCGCGTCCGGAAACGGCGACCGAGTTTACGCATCCGGCCGTCCGAGGAAGTCGGCAGGGTTCACGGCGGAAGGGCCGGCGAAGCGGAATCCGGATATCGGGGACGGTTTCGGTGAAGTTCCGGGGAAATGGCGGAGCGCGTCGTGCTTTCGGGATCGCTCCGGGCATTCGCGTGGCCGCCAGCACCTCTCGCACTTCACCCGACTCCCCTTATTCTCGGCGTAATTCACTTGCTGCCCGAGCCGGATACGGGGAGGGAGACACCGTCCGTCGAGGCCGGCCCGCCGCGCGAAAACCCGTTGCCGCCCGCCGTCCGCCCGGGCACAGTTGAGGACACCGCTTACGCATCTCCCGGTGCGCAGGGGACGGTTACTTCGTTTCGGGTACGGGTGGTCGCGGGTTCGAATCCCGTCCGGGGCCCAGGGCCCCGGTAGCTCAGCGGCAGAGCGCCATGTGCCGTCCCCGCCCCTGATCTCGGGAGAGCGCGAGCACCACCGCATACGCACCTCCCGGTGCGCGGGCCACGGCTCCTTCTCCATCGGAACACGCCGTGGCCGGACCTGGTCTCGGGGGGGGCGCGGCACCGGGGCGTCCGGTGCGCCGGTCCGCGGCTACTTCGGGTTCGACTCCCGCACGCCGCCGTCCCGTCGGCTCGGGGCGGGCGGCGTGCTGCCCACTCCTGGCGGGCGATCCGCGGCCATTCGATCTCGGACGCCCCGGACCGTCGTCCGGCCTCCCTCCGACCGCCACACACCACGAGCCCTCGCCCGGCTCTCCAGGGGGGGATCCGCTTCTCATGTCCCGTTTCAACGCCCGCGCGCGCCGCCGCGGGGCCGCCACGTCGCCCGTCGCCACGACGGGCGCCACGACCGTCAACCACCAGGGCGGCACCGGGCACCTGCGCGAGGCCCGCGGCGAGCTGTTCCTGCTGGCCGTCACGGACACCGTCGCCCAGGACACGTTCTACGAGGGCGGCGGGCGGCGCGACGACCGGTTCGCCGGTCTCGTGCGCCGGCTGGCGGTCGAGGACCCCGAGTGGACGGCGCGGCTGCTGGGCTGGCTGCGCGCGGACGGCGGCGTGCGCACGGCGTCCCTGGTCGGCGCGGCGGAGTTCGTCCACGCGCGGCTCGCGGCCGGCGGGGCGGCGGCGCCGGCGGCCGGCCCGTACGGCAACCGGGGCGTCGTCGCGTCCGTCCTGCTCCGCCCGGACGAGCCGGGCGAGATGCTGGGCTACTGGACGTCGCGGTACGGGCGGGCGGTGCCGAAGCCGGTCAAGCGCGGCGTGGCGGACGCGGTGCGCCGGCTGTACCACGGCAGGGCGCTGCTCAAGTACGACACCGCGGGCAAGGGCTTCCGCTTCGGCGACGTGCTCAACCTCGTCCATCCCGCGCCGGATCCCGCCAAGCCGTGGCAGGGGGAGCTGTTCCGCTACGCGCTGGACCGCCGGCACCACCCGGAGGACGCCATACCGCCGGCCGCGGACCCGGTGCTCACCGCGCACCGGGAGCTGATGGCCGTGCCGCCGGCGGAGCGGCGGTCCGTCCTCACCGGCCCGGGCGGCGCCGAGCGGCTCGCCGCGGCGGGCATGACGTGGGAGGCGCTGGCCGGCTGGCTCCAGGGGCCGCTGGACCGGGCGGCCTGGGAGGCCGTCATCCCGTCCATGGGCACCATGGCGCTGGTCCGCAACCTGCGGAACTTCGACGAGGCCGGGGTGGGGGACGAGGTCGCCGCCGCCGTCGCCGCGCGGATCGCCGATCCGGCGGAGGTGGCGCGCTCCCGGCAGTTCCCCTTCCGCTACCTGGCGGCCCACCGGCACACCGGTTCCGCGCGCTGGACGGACGCGCTGGAGCGCGCGCTGTCCCACTCGCTCGCCAACGTCCCGGCGCTGGACGGCCGGACGCTGGTGCTGGTCGACCGGTCGGGGTCGATGTTCGACGGGATCAGCGAGCGGACGCGGCTCAACCGGGCGGACAGCGCGGCGGTCTTCGGCACGGCCCTCGCCCTCCGGGCGGCCTCGGCCGACCTGGTGGAGTTCGGCACGACGAGCCGCCGGATCCCGCTGGCCCCCGGCGACTCGGTGCTGCGGGCGACGGAACGGTTCGGCAATCTGGGCGGCACGAACACCGCGGACGCCGTGCGCCGGCACTACGCCGGACACGACCGCGTGGTGATCGTCACCGACGAGCAGACGGCCCCCGGCGGCCCCTACGACGCCACCTCCGCCGTCCCGCCCCGCGTCCCCGTCTACACCTGGAACCTCGCCGGCTACCGCACCGCCCACGCCCCCTCGGGCACCGGCGACCGGCACACCTTCGGCGGCCTCACCGACGCGGCCTTCCGCGCGATCCCACTGCTGGAGGCGGGCCGGGACGCGGCGTGGCCGTGGGAGGGGTGAGGTGAACCGGGGCGTGTGCCGGAGGAGTCGCCGCGGTCACTCCTCCGCCGCCCCCGCCAGCGCCGTGCCGAAGGCGCGGAGCCGGGCCGTCGTCGCGTCGCGGTGGCGGATCAGGCCGAGGGCGGACGGGGGGAGGCCGTCGACGGGGACGAACGCGAGGTCGTCGCGGCCCTGGTACGTCCCGGTCGGGCGGCAGAGCAGCATGCCGCCGCGGCCGGCGGCGGCCAGGGTGATGCCCTCCTGGAGGGTGGACACCGCCGGGCCCGCGGGGACCGGCCGGCCGCCCGGGGTGACGGCCGGGGCCTGGGCGTCCCGCCAGTAGGCGGGGGCCGGGGCGGCGGGAGCGATGAGGGGGCAGTCGGCGAGGTCCTCGGCGTCGAGGCGGCGGCGGGACGCGAACGGGTGCCGTACGGACACCGCGAGCGTCTGCTGCTCGCGGGAGAAGACCGGCCCCAGCGTCAGGTCGGGCTCGGCGACCGGCAGCAGGACGACGGCCGTGTCGACCTCGCCCCGGCGCACCGGCCCGAACGGGTCGGCGAGCGGGATCTCCGCGATCTCGATCTCGCAGCCGGGGTGGCGCTCCCGGAAGGCGTGCACGGCCGCCATGACCGTACGGCCGGCGACGCCCTGGAAGCCGACGCGCAGGACGCCCTCGACGCCGCGCGCCGCGTCGCGCGCGTCGCCGACCGCGCTCCTGAGGGCGTCGTAGGCGGGGCGGAGGTCGGCGAGGAAACGTTCACCCAGGGGGGTGAGGGCCACGCGGCGGCTGGTGCGGTCGACGAGGCGCGCGCCGACGCGGCGTTCCAGCGCGCGCAGCAGCTGGCTGACCCTGCTCTGCGAGACGAACAGCCGCTCGCCCGCGCGGCCGAAGTGCAGCTCGTCGGCGAGGGCGAGGAAGCACTCCAGCTCCCTCAGGTCCAGTCCGCCCACCATGTCTCCCTCACGTCTCCCTCGGTCCGCGCGGTACCGTCCTCCGCCGCCGTCCGTGGCCCTCATCGATGAGTCCCGCTCATGGAGCGGTGAGGGACCGGCCGTTGTTCCCGGCCTGGCGCGTGCGGAGGCTGGGGGCATGGCGAAGATCAGGAACGTGGGAGGGTGGCCGGCCGTGGCCGCCGTGGCGGCGAGCACGTTCTCGGTGGTCACCACCGAGATGCTGCCCATCGGGCTGCTCAGCCCGATCGGGGCGGGGCTGGGGGTGTCGGACGGGACGGCGGGACTGACCATGACGCTCCCCGGCCTGGTGGCCGCCGCGGCCGCGCCCGTCCTCACGGTGTGCGCGGGGCGGCTGGACCGGCGCGTCCTGCTGCTGACGCTGATGGCGCTGCTTACCGCGGCCAATCTCCTTTCCGCCGCCGCGCCGGGGATCGAGGTGCTGCTGGGGCTGCGGGTGCTGGTGGGTGTGTGCATCGGCGGTGTGTGGGCCATCGCGGCCGGGCTGGGCGCCCGGCTCGTCCCGTCCCGCGCCGCCGGGCGCGCCACCTCGGTGATCTTCAGCGGGATCGCCGTGGCCTCCGTACTCGGCGTTCCCGCGGGCACGTTGGTGGGCGGCCGGGCCGGCTGGCGGGCCACGTTCCTCGTGATGGGAGGGGTGGCGTTCCTGGTGACGGTCGCCCTGACGGCGCTCCTGCCGCCGCTGCCGCCCCGGGGCGCGGCGCCGTCGCGTGCCCTGCCGGCGCTGCTGCGCGCCCCCCGGGTCCGCGCGGCGCTGCTGGTCGTCCTGCTGCTGGTGTGCGGCCACTTCGCCGGCTACACCTTCGTCCGCCCCGCGCTGGAACGGATCCCGGGCACCGGAGCCGGGACGGTCGGCGGTCTCATGCTCGCGTACGGCGTCGCGGGCGTGGCCGGCAACTTCCTGGCCGGCACGGCGGCCGTACGGCGTCCGCGCCGCGTACTGGCGGTGATCGCGGTGACCCTGGGGGCGGTGATACCCGCCGTGTCCCTGACGGCCGGCGGGACGGCGGGGGCGGCCGTGCTGCTCGTGGTGTGGGGGCTCGCGTACGGGGGCGTCTCGGTCGGTACGCAGACCTGGCTGTCCGCCGTCGCGCCGGAGGCCGGGGAGACGGTGTCCGCGCTGTTCGTGGCGGTGTTCAACGTGGCCATCGCCCTGGGCGCGCTGCTCGGCGGCCGGGCGGTGGACGCGGTGTCGGTGCCCGCCGCCCTGTGGCTGGGAGGGCTGCTGGCCGTGGCGGCGGTGGTGCCGCTGGGGGTGGCGGGCCGGGTGGGGACGCGTGCGGGAGAGGTGCGGGAGGAAGCCGGGGCGCGTACCGCTTCCTGACGGGCGTGGGCCCCGGCTTTGCGGCGCGGCGCGGCACGGCGGTCGTGACACGGCGGCCGTGCCGGCGGGCGCGGTGGCGGCGTTCCGGTCCGCCGGAGCCCCGGCACGGCGGCGGCCCGCCGGTCCGTCGGACCTGCGGGCCGTCCTGCCGGAGCCTCCTGCCGGCCAAGGCCGCGTCGTCGCCTGCCTTCGCCTGCCTTCATCGCTCCTCCGGTCAGCTCTTGCGGCCGAGCGTCTGGCCGGCGACCACCGCCGCGAGGGCGACGACGAGTCCGGCGACCTGCCAGGCGGTGAGGGTCTGGTCCATCGCCACCACGCCGATGACCGCGGCGACCGGCGGGCCGACGAGGCTGAGCAGGGAGACCGAGGTCGGGGCGAGCCGTCCGATGCCGCGGAAGAAGAGGGGGTAGGCGGCGGCGGTGGCCACGACGCCGATGTAGGCGTAGCCGGCGATGTTGGCACCGGTCAGATGCGCCGGAAGGCCCTCGCCCAGCAGTGTGAAGGGCGTCAGGAGCACACCGGCGATGGTGAGCTGCCAGCCGGTCATGACCAGGGGGCTCTCACCGCTGCCCCACTTCTTGGTGAGCACGATGGACAGGGCGATCAGTCCCACCGCGAGCAGGGCCGCCGCGACACCCGCCGGGTCGAGGGCGGCCCTGCCGGTGAGCGTCATCAGGGCCACGCCCCCGACCCCGGCGGCGGCCGCCAGCAGGACGGGCGGCGAGGTGCGGATCCGGAGGACGAGGAGCGAGAAACCGGCCACCATCAGCGGCTGCACGGCACCGATCGTGGCGGCCACCCCGCCGGGGAGCCGGTAGGCGGCGAAGAAGATCAGCGGGAGGAAGGCGCCGAAGTTGAGGATCGCCAGCACCGTCGACTTCCACCACCACGAGCCGCGCGGCAGCTTGCGGTTGTACGCCAGCAGGACGAGTCCGGCGGGCAGCGCGCGCAGGGTGGCGGCGAGCATCGGGCGGTTGTCGGGGAGGAGCGCGGCGGTCACCGAGTAGACGGTGGCCCAGCTGGCGGGTGCCAGCGCGGTGAGCAGCAGGTCCCGGACGTTCGATCCGGCGGCTGCTCCCGTGGCGGCGGTTCCGCGGGCGCTCGTCTGGGCTGTGCCGGACGTTCCGCCCGCAGCGCCGCCGCCCACCGGTGCCGGTGTGGTCGTCTGCATGCCGTTCTCCCCTCATTGATAATCTCAACGTTGAAATAACAGCACGGCACTTCAGCGAACGTCAACTATCTGAACGTTGAGATTTTCAAGGGAGAGACATCCATGGCCATCGACGCAGTGGACAGCGTGATCGAGCAGTGGGCGCGCGAGCGCCCCGACGTGGACGTCTGGCCGACCGGGGTGATCAGCCGGGTACAGCGCCTCTCACGTCTCCTCGACAAGGAGCTCAAGGCGTTCTTCGCCCAGCACGACCTGGAGGTCTGGGAGTTCGACGTCCTGTCGACCCTCCGCCGCTGCGGACCGCCCTACGAGCGGACGGCGGGCGCCATCACCAGCGCGACCATGGTCACCTCGGGCGCGATCACCAACCGGGTGGACCGCATGGAGGCCAAGGGCCTGGTGGAGCGCGTCCGCGACACCGCCGACCGCCGCACGGTCCGCATCCGCCTCACCGAGCACGGCTACCGCCTCATGGACGAGCTGATCGCCCTCCACGCGGCGAACGGCGAGCGGATCCTCTCCGCCCTCGGCCGCGAGGAATGCGACCGCGTCGCGGAGGCCCTGCGCGCCCTGCTGGTGAGCCTGGGAGACAAGCGGCTGGAGTGACTCCCACGAGCGACTCCCACGGAGGCCGTCCCCGGCGCCTGGCGGCGCGCGTCACACCGAGTGCGTCACGTACCCTCGCCCAGCTGACGAACTCCCCCGTCCCACCCGGCACTTGGCGACCACCCGTGGTGCCATGGCAGCACCGCCGGACCACGGCGCCACGGCCCCGGAACGAGGAGACGCCCCCATGCTCATGGCCCACCCAGCCGTCCTGCACCAACTGGTGGAGCGGTACACGGCCCAGGCCGCCGTCGGAGCGGCGGACGCCGCGACGCGTCGGCGCGCCGACGACCTGGCGTACACGCTGTGCGTCTCGACGGGCACCCGCCACGTCGAGGACGCCCTGCGGGTCGCCGCCCGCGTGCTCGGCGCGGAGGGCGGGAGCCTGACGCCGGCGGCCTGAACCCCGCCGGTGACCCACAGGCCTGCGGGGAAGCCGCAGGGAATACGCGGGGCTGCCGCCGTGGAGGGGACGGCGGCACCTCGGCCTCAAGGCGGCTTCCCCGACCGGCCGGCCGGCCCGCCCGCGCGCCGACCGGCACCCGCATCCAGCACCACACGCCCGTACCGCACCACCCCGCGCACGGAACCCAACCATCACCCCCCGGACAACCCCACGTTCCTCCCCCGTCACACAACAACGTGATCGTTCCCGGCATGACCGCATCGATCCGGGCCCGTCGCACGGCCGTCGCCGTCTCCGCGACCGCCGCCGCCCTCGCCACGCTGGGCACGACCACGACGGCCCCCGCCGCCCCCGCGACGAACGACACCCAGGCCACCACCTCTCCCGCGCACACCTCGGGCACCGCCGGCCTCAAGGGCGTCGACTACGCGGCCTGGCAGCGGGACGTGCAGGCCGCCGTCGACCGGGCGACGCCGTACGTCCGCGAGCGCACCGCCCAGGCCCGTACCGAGAAGCAGGCCGTGGTCCTGGACATCGACAACACCTCGCTGGAGACCGACTTCCACTGGACGTACCCGACGCCGGCCGTCGCCCCCGTCCGCGAGCTGGTCCGGTACGCGCACGAGCGCGGCGCCGCCGTCTTCTTCGTCACCGCGCGCCCCCGCCTCCTGGGCTCCCTGACGGAGGACAACCTCAAGCGCGTCGGCTACCCGGTGGACGGCCTTTCCGTCCGCCGCCTCCCCGACCTCTTCCGCGACGTCAGCGCCTACAAGACCGCCGAGCGCGCGAAGATCGAGGCCAAGGGCTACAAGATCATCGCCAATATCGGCAACAACACCACCGACCTCTCCGGCGGCCACGCGGAACTCACGGTCAAGCTCCCCGACTACGACGGCAAGCTGTCCTGAGCCCGGCCGCCCGGAGGGTACTGGGGAGCCGGCCGCCCCTCTGCCTAGACTGTTCTCCTCGGGCGTGACGACGCCCGGCAGGGACGGGAGA is a window from the Streptomyces mobaraensis genome containing:
- a CDS encoding MarR family winged helix-turn-helix transcriptional regulator, giving the protein MAIDAVDSVIEQWARERPDVDVWPTGVISRVQRLSRLLDKELKAFFAQHDLEVWEFDVLSTLRRCGPPYERTAGAITSATMVTSGAITNRVDRMEAKGLVERVRDTADRRTVRIRLTEHGYRLMDELIALHAANGERILSALGREECDRVAEALRALLVSLGDKRLE
- a CDS encoding HAD family acid phosphatase, giving the protein MTASIRARRTAVAVSATAAALATLGTTTTAPAAPATNDTQATTSPAHTSGTAGLKGVDYAAWQRDVQAAVDRATPYVRERTAQARTEKQAVVLDIDNTSLETDFHWTYPTPAVAPVRELVRYAHERGAAVFFVTARPRLLGSLTEDNLKRVGYPVDGLSVRRLPDLFRDVSAYKTAERAKIEAKGYKIIANIGNNTTDLSGGHAELTVKLPDYDGKLS
- a CDS encoding DUF5133 domain-containing protein, producing the protein MAAPPDHGATAPERGDAPMLMAHPAVLHQLVERYTAQAAVGAADAATRRRADDLAYTLCVSTGTRHVEDALRVAARVLGAEGGSLTPAA